One window of the Rhipicephalus sanguineus isolate Rsan-2018 chromosome 4, BIME_Rsan_1.4, whole genome shotgun sequence genome contains the following:
- the LOC119390408 gene encoding uncharacterized protein LOC119390408 — translation MSEYGFDDGEFYDGDKNLSEEQDTGQDEYASSKLDDFEDLTDAISSAGNGNSGAHGMRSPQPVLGAPAVFASSPSVGWISVFWDIENCAVPNGVPAYDIVRKVRQTFYKGQREADFLVACDIGRMKPAVVGELTEAHVTLMHVPGGQKNAADEKLRSELRRFSDTYKLTGSRVVLISGDVDFAAEIHEIRYKNLIHVVLIHNDQAKRSLTDTANQSIRYAEFVAGIRKDEKSKEAKAPVPTGQRKPLTEKPQQVGKNNNAQATAAVCKLAAGSTPSGQKQAVKKLSKASQKDSVEATGSISSAEARTAPAPAGGGTNGMRASNKKETKTGDVTANEAVVTKVGLLVRQQPRNLQHWKSFLSKLDIPQDFSLEFGKDKDVICLTYSSNKKSKKAVAALNKQINGEGDVVKCLGILSDKAVRCDIVRSPEGPLSSEKVKDAISFNEALLKFARQTIASLKGNEQGSQEKRLALERLAECYAAQMNEFIATLGRISTSSQEAHSITMKEADRLKRASPLYSVKSRLFEALEKRKVVFLVAPRGSASCLELPSYLRDLGFRVLSIQPSDIAAEQCAKHAVSVSGIGAVECWRAPGQQVSTQSTVVFTTARRFFHEFMRCGTALAGFQAIVVDALQEDSAYQRIVLAVLRMHFLSRVHLVLSGSDSYSCSSVQQAFCLGDQDILRCFVQFPVEVIWKERPTNLSVAAASVAATIEFCQKGGIGGNIVVFLPSLADAFLADALLEYRKDAGQLEGTVRHEVLFPGNTSLSTFSSSSLRDWKVVFAVEYPDAIASTLPVRCVIDSGLTRTVVHRNGVLVAQLAYISEAEAEERKAVVGHRVGGTCYRLYNRDAFASSLSVDEKNSRFIEDIVLRLARQMSNVAPYLEKIPKELVTNAKKALASIGALDSNGRLTDLGAKLCENSLEPRLGKVVLGSLDKAVPLNAVLTSALAYEDLLATYRPLNKDGTEREVQGAEGECVFSRITDLYKNWLAVPKKMKSAWCEVNGVNETFVSHLHSTVLSVQSEFDALRGRNLNADSTKQDKDVTVTVAELLAESFPQGLLQASERGFSNPTLGSKLQVSPLSVLGAKAGQAKNVVCCLFSRIPGARKLQLLNFSSLPDRDDVSKTEAVAPLSPSKLPHIQKRFGPIGNLIWNQQFNTQDVLRSLENKLRNEVHGKEGSLKIDATAQCIVIRGSEQYCIEARQCLQSIVTDQVAKLARKDREALLTPPDSPYSTHPVLAVIGVGGRLDEILSPTNFRTLVVGDVKIPLPDFRKLVNMLGNIVQYWFLKKDNAFQITYKTAKEADAAYDSLSKHHGVVVVSVKGQALAYREEQKHRRPAFHAQVSLPRRRCTGIAFAELPDQASMDRIVGSLPLRLQLDGAVVTCERSKNASCELYIKGLAPTIGQAAVEKLLRSSLPVDLKSVRLIHEPHLETTPPELRALEEAVRGVFEREAGTDAPKLSLQKPKNTDYAFKGWMSFKDAVVAQRACALLKGALVSTDVSPGGGSAIEMPLTVHTLVQETFFFPRLFFAAIQDRVEAELRRQEGIRPEDNLKCDATPCSPAVVRVSLRANNLNDFQKAVQLFNRLISTDTVLLEESVRLEIVAGVVNAVAPEGGVYVIRKPGGMRLVGDEELVSAVVEVLKKRTKAQSKHKRKKLVLVGEDFSALRSFVGKFGHDPWELAKECKLEAANFDANFEAVDVVGLDAAIGRAEQLVSQLPRHPIEVESTSQSERCPICHEPPRPSEGDEAPVDGHRLELCGHWHCGSCLLLAFKQAPLPLACFEEDCASPWAMADIVHVAGNDSGLLSDLARRSFDSTVASDAIGRWCPCPIPECHFALDAHRDIEEQGVHVLGDVHVCPGCTNAVCFRCHSVYHYGMSCSAFKASLLPSNDSAASKSWLAKDPGKRLVCPSCKTNLERQSASKVDACWACRRLFCWHCHQSFEDDAAAARGHRTQSCVAAHR, via the exons ATGAGCGAATACGGCTTTGACGACGGTGAGTTTTACGACGGTGACAAGAACTTATCGGAAGAGCAAGACACGGGCCAAGATGAGTACGCTTCATCGAAGTTGGACGACTTCGAAGACCTGACGGATGCCATCTCGTCGGCTGGCAACGGGAACTCCGGTGCGCACGGCATGCGCTCACCGCAGCCGGTTCTGGGTGCCCCCGCAGTTTTCGCTTCGTCGCCTTCGGTAGGTTGGATAAGTGTCTTTTGGGACATCGAGAACTGCGCGGTTCCCAACGGAGTTCCGGCGTACGACATTGTGCGCAAGGTGCGCCAGACGTTCTACAAGGGCCAGCGGGAGGCGGACTTCTTGGTTGCTTGCGATATCGGCCGCATGAAGCCCGCTGTCGTGGGCGAGCTTACTGAAGCCCATGTCACGTTGATGCACGTGCCGGGAGGTCAAAAGAATGCAGCCGACGAGAAGCTGCGCTCCGAACTGCGGCGCTTTTCAGACACTTACAAGCTGACCGGCTCGCGCGTCGTGCTCATATCGGGCGATGTGGACTTCGCGGCGGAAATACACGAGATTCGGTACAAGAACCTCATCCATGTCGTGCTGATCCACAATGACCAGGCAAAGCGGTCACTTACGGACACGGCCAACCAGAGTATCCGTTACGCGGAGTTTGTTGCGGGCATTAGGAAGGACGAAAAGTCGAAGGAAGCTAAAGCGCCTGTACCAACCGGGCAGCGCAAGCCATTAACCGAAAAACCGCAGCAGGTGGGCAAGAATAATAATGCCCAAGCCACCGCTGCAGTATGCAAGCTGGCTGCAGGATCTACACCTTCGGGACAAAAACAGGCAGTCAAGAAGCTGTCGAAAGCATCCCAGAAAGACAGTGTTGAAGCGACAGGGTCCATTTCCAGCGCAGAGGCGAGAACAGCTCCCGCTCCTGCGGGTGGAGGAACAAATGGAATGCGCgccagcaataaaaaagaaacaaagacaggtgacgtcacggcaaacgaAGCTGTTGTCACCAAGGTTGGACTTCTCGTTCGTCAACAGCCTAGGAATTTGCAGCACTGGAAGAGCTTCCTTTCCAAACTGGACATTCCTCAGGATTTCAGCCTCGAATTTGGAAAGGATAAAGACGTCATTTGTCTTACTTACTCCAGCAATAAAAAGTCCAAAAAAGCTGTAGCAGCTCTGAACAAGCAGATAAACGGGGAAGGCGACGTGGTGAAGTGCCTGGGAATATTGTCCGACAAGGCTGTCCGATGTGACATCGTACGCTCGCCGGAAGGGCCCCTCTCTTCAGAAAAAGTAAAAGACGCAATAAGCTTTAATGAAGCATTACTTAAGTTTGCCAGACAAACTATCGCTTCCCTGAAAGGTAACGAACAAGGTTCTCAGGAAAAACGTTTGGCGCTGGAGAGACTTGCCGAATGTTACGCAGCTCAGATGAATGAGTTCATCGCTACCCTGGGCAGAATCTCAACATCGTCGCAAGAGGCACACTCTATTACGATGAAGGAAGCGGACAGACTTAAGCGGGCCTCACCACTTTACAGCGTGAAATCCAGGTTGTTTGAAGCCCTTGAGAAGCGTAAAGTCGTCTTCCTTGTGGCTCCTCGTGGATCCGCGTCTTGCCTCGAATTGCCCTCGTACCTGAGGGATCTAGGGTTCCGCGTGCTCAGTATCCAGCCCAGCGACATCGCCGCCGAGCAGTGCGCTAAGCACGCGGTGAGCGTCAGCGGGATAGGAGCGGTGGAGTGCTGGCGCGCTCCTGGGCAGCAGGTCAGCACGCAGTCGACGGTCGTGTTCACGACTGCGCGCCGCTTTTTTCACGAGTTCATGCGCTGCGGAACGGCGTTAGCGGGCTTCCAGGCTATCGTCGTCGACGCTCTGCAAGAAGACAGTGCTTACCAACGCATAGTCCTGGCAGTGTTGCGCATGCACTTTTTATCTCGCGTGCACCTTGTGCTGTCTGGAAGCGATAGCTACTCCTGCTCATCCGTCCAGCAGGCGTTCTGCCTGGGTGACCAGGACATACTGAGATGTTTTGTTCAGTTCCCGGTGGAGGTCATCTGGAAAGAGCGGCCGACGAACTTGAGTGTCGCAGCCGCAAGCGTCGCTGCCACTATTGAGTTCTGTCAAAAAGGCGGCATAGGTGGAAACATAGTCGTCTTTTTGCCCTCTCTGGCGGACGCGTTCCTCGCCGACGCGCTGTTGGAATACCGAAAGGACGCAGGTCAACTCGAGGGAACAGTGCGACACGAGGTTTTGTTTCCTGGAAACACGTCGCTGTCAACATTCAGTTCGTCATCGCTGAGGGACTGGAAGGTAGTGTTCGCCGTGGAATATCCCGATGCCATCGCTAGCACACTTCCAGTGCGGTGCGTCATCGACAGCGGTCTAACGCGCACTGTCGTTCACCGCAACGGTGTCTTAGTCGCCCAACTTGCGTACATCTCAGAAGCAGAGGCCGAAGAACGGAAGGCTGTGGTCGGACATCGGGTGGGCGGAACGTGCTATCGCCTGTACAACCGTGACGCGTTCGCTTCTTCGCTGTCAGTCGACGAAAAGAACTCGCGCTTCATTGAAGACATCGTTCTTCGCCTAGCACGACAAATGAGCAATGTTGCCCCTTATCTCGAAAAGATaccgaaggagcttgtgacgaacGCGAAGAAAGCACTCGCAAGTATAGGTGCGTTGGACTCAAATGGACGCCTTACAGATTTGGGCGCGAAACTTTGCGAAAACAGCTTGGAACCTAGACTCGGTAAAGTGGTACTGGGATCACTCGACAAGGCCGTTCCTTTGAACGCTGTGCTGACCTCCGCTCTAGCTTACGAGGACCTGCTCGCCACTTACAGACCTCTTAACAAGGACGGCACAGAACGAGAAGTTCAGGGCGCTGAAGGTGAGTGCGTCTTCTCTCGAATCACTGACCTCTACAAGAACTGGCTCGCCGTCCCCAAGAAAATGAAGAGCGCGTGGTGTGAAGTGAATGGCGTCAATGAGACTTTCGTCAGTCATCTCCACAGCACCGTTCTATCTGTTCAGTCAGAATTCGACGCCCTCAGGGGGAGAAACTTGAACGCGGATTCGACAAAGCAGGACAAGGACGTTACAGTCACGGTGGCCGAACTGCTCGCCGAATCTTTTCCGCAAGGCTTGCTCCAGGCTTCAGAACGGGGCTTCAGTAACCCCACGCTTGGAAGCAAGCTTCAGGTGTCGCCACTCTCAGTGCTTGGCGCCAAGGCTGGGCAAGCGAAGAACGTAGTATGCTGCCTGTTCTCTCGGATACCCGGTGCTCGAAAGCTGCAGCTCCTTAACTTTTCGTCTCTTCCAGACAGGGACGACGTCTCTAAGACTGAAGCTGTCGCACCGCTGTCGCCGTCAAAGCTTCCGCACATTCAGAAGAGGTTCGGCCCTATTGGGAATCTAATCTGGAACCAACAGTTCAACACGCAGGACGTGCTGCGCTCTCTTGAAAACAAGCTGCGGAACGAGGTGCATGGAAAAGAGGGGTCGCTCAAAATAGACGCCACAGCTCAGTGCATCGTCATCAGAGGTTCTGAGCAATACTGTATCGAGGCTCGACAGTGTCTTCAGAGCATCGTCACTGATCAGGTGGCAAAACTTGCCAGGAAGGACAGGGAGGCTCTCCTCACGCCCCCCGACTCGCCTTACAGTACACACCCCGTTCTGGCGGTTATAGGCGTTGGAGGTCGACTGGACGAAATCCTCTCGCCAACCAATTTTCGTACCCTCGTGGTTGGCGACGTAAAGATTCCTCTTCCCGATTTCCGAAAGCTGGTAAATATGCTCGGAAATATCGTCCAGTACTGGTTTCTCAAGAAGGACAACGCCTTCCAGATCACGTACAAGACGGCGAAAGAAGCCGACGCCGCTTACGACTCACTTTCCAAGCACCACGGCGTCGTGGTAGTCTCCGTGAAGGGACAGGCTCTAGCGTACCGCGAAGAGCAGAAGCACCGAAGGCCGGCTTTCCACGCTCAGGTGTCGCTGCCGCGACGTCGCTGCACGGGCATCGCCTTCGCCGAGTTGCCGGACCAGGCATCTATGGACCGTATCGTGGGGTCGTTGCCGCTACGTTTACAGCTCGACGGCGCTGTGGTGACTTGCGAACGGAGCAAGAATGCATCATGTGAGCTCTACATAAAGGGCTTAGCGCCAACGATTGGACAGGCGGCTGTGGAAAAGCTCCTTCGCTCCTCGTTGCCCGTGGACCTAAAGAGCGTTCGGCTCATTCACGAACCCCACCTCGAGACAACTCCTCCGGAGCTCCGAGCGCTAGAAGAAGCCGTGCGTGGCGTTTTCGAAAGAGAAGCTGGCACCGACGCACCAAAGCTCAGCCTCCAGAAACCGAAGAACACGGACTACGCTTTCAAAGGCTGGATGTCTTTCAAGGACGCTGTCGTCGCGCAGCGCGCGTGCGCGCTTCTCAAAGGGGCACTGGTTTCCACAGATGTTTCACCGGGTGGCGGTTCTGCGATTGAAATGCCGCTGACCGTTCACACCTTAGTGCAAGAGACCTTTTTCTTTCCCCGCCTCTTCTTCGCCGCCATCCAAGACCGGGTCGAAGCCGAGCTGCGCCGCCAAGAAGGTATTCGGCCTGAGGACAACCTCAAATGTGATGCGACGCCCTGCAGTCCAGCGGTAGTTCGCGTCAGTCTGCGTGCCAACAACCTGAACGATTTCCAGAAAGCCGTGCAGCTCTTCAATAGGCTGATCAGCACAGATACAGTGCTCCTCGAAGAATCGGTACGGCTGGAGATAGTAGCGGGTGTTGTCAATGCCGTCGCACCTGAAGGTGGTGTCTACGTGATTCGGAAACCCGGTGGAATGCGGCTGGTTGGTGACGAGGAACTCGTCTCCGCGGTCGTGGAGGTGCTGAAGAAGCGCACCAAAGCACAG AGCAAGCACAAGAGGAAGAAATTGGTCCTCGTCGGCGAAGATTTCAGCGCACTGAGATCGTTTGTGGGCAAGTTCGGCCACGACCCATGGGAACTGGCAAAGGAATGCAAACTGGAAGCGGCAAATTTCGATGCAAATTTCGAGGCAGTCGATGTCGTCGGGTTGGACGCAGCCATTGGACGC GCTGAGCAGCTGGTGAGCCAACTGCCAAGGCATCCTATAGAAGTTGAATCCACTTCCCAGTCTGAACGCTGTCCAATTTGTCATGAGCCACCACGCCCTTCCGAAGGAGACGAGGCTCCAGTGGATGGGCATCGTCTAGAACTGTGTGGCCATTGGCACTGTGGGTCGTGCCTGCTGCTGGCCTTCAAGCAGGCTCCGCTGCCGCTAGCATGCTTTGAGGAA